The Streptomyces sp. NBC_00162 sequence CAGTACCGATTGCAGACAAATGTTCTGCACGGTCAGCTCATGGGTGGAACGTTGATTATTTGGCACGGTTTCTGAAACTTCCTGTGAGTACTGCTTCGGCGTGGAAAACAGTGACAGTGGACGGGATCGTGTCTGGCACGTTGTTGGGTCCTGAAGGTACGGCCGTGAGGTCATGTCTTCAGTGCCGGCCCCAGTGAACTCACTAGCTTGTCTGGTGGGGTGATGGGTGGCTGGTCGTTGTTTGAGAACTACACAGTGGACGCGAGCATCTGTGGCCAAGTTTTTAAGGGCGCACGGTGGATGCCTTGGCACCAGGAACCGATGAAGGACGTGAGAGGCCGCGATAGGCCCCGGGGAGCTGCCAACTGAGCTTTGATCCGGGGGTGTCCGAATGGGGAAACCCGGCAGTCGTCATGGGCTGTCACCCATGCCTGAACACATAGGGCATGTGGAGGGAACGCGGGGAAGTGAAACATCTCAGTACCCGCAGGAAGAGAAAACAACCGTGATTCCGGGAGTAGTGGCGAGCGAAACCGGATGAGGCCAAACCGTATGCGTGTGATACCCGGCAGGGGTTGCGCATGCGGGGTTGTGGGAATTCTTTTGATCGGTCTGCCGGCCGGTCGGCGAGTCAGAAACCGTTGATGTAGTCGAAGGACATGCGAAAGGTCCGGCGTAGAGGGTAAGACCCCCGTAGACGAAACATCAGCGGCTTGCTTAAGAATCTCCCAAGTAGCACGGGGCCCGAGAAATCCCGTGTGAATCTGGCGGGACCACCCGCTAAGCCTAAATATTCCCTGGTGACCGATAGCGGATAGTACCGTGAGGGAATGGTGAAAAGTACCGCGGGAGCGGAGTGAAATAGTACCTGAAACCGTGTGCCTACAAGCCGTGGGAGCGTCGCCGTTGTTCTTCGGAACAACGGTCGTGACTGCGTGCCTTTTGAAGAATGAGCCTGCGAGTTAGCGGTGTGTAGCGAGGTTAACCCGTGTGGGGAAGCCGTAGCGAAAGCGAGTCCGAATAGGGCGATTGAGTTGCACGCTCTAGACCCGAAGCGGAGTGATCTAGCCATGGGCAGGTTGAAGCGGAGGTAAGACTTCGTGGAGGACCGAACCCACCAGGGTTGAAAACCTGGGGGATGACCTGTGGTTAGGGGTGAAAGGCCAATCAAACTCCGTGATAGCTGGTTCTCCCCGAAATGCATTTAGGTGCAGCGTCGTGTGTTTCTTGCCGGAGGTAGAGCACTGGATAGGCGATGGGCCCTACCGGGTTACTGACCTTAGCCAAACTCCGAATGCCGGTAAGTGAGAGCACGGCAGTGAGACTGTGGGGGATAAGCTCCATGGTCGAGAGGGAAACAGCCCAGAGCATCGACTAAGGCCCCTAAGCGTACGCTAAGTGGGAAAGGATGTGGAGTCGCAGAGACAACCAGGAGGTTGGCTTAGAAGCAGCCACCCTTGAAAGAGTGCGTAATAGCTCACTGGTCAAGTGATTCCGCGCCGACAATGTAGCGGGGCTCAAGCGTACCGCCGAAGTCGTGTCATTGCAGCAATAGGGCCAACGCCCGCTGTGATGGGTAGGGGAGCGTCGTGTGCCGGGTGAAGCAGCAGCGGAAGCTAGTTGTGGACGGTTCACGAGTGAGAATGCAGGCATGAGTAGCGATACACACGTGAGAAACGTGTGCGCCGATTGACTAAGGGTTCCTGGGTCAAGCTGATCTGCCCAGGGTAAGTCGGGACCTAAGGCGAGGCCGACAGGCGTAGTCGATGGACAACCGGTTGATATTCCGGTACCCGCTTTGAAACGCCCAATATCGAATCAGGCGATGCTAAGTCCGTGAAGCCGTTCCGGACCCTTCGGGGAAAGGAAAGTGGTGGAGCCGACGAACCAGACTTGTAGTAGGTAAGCGATGGGGTGACGCAGGAAGGTAGTCCAGCCCGGGCGGTGGTAGTCCCGGGGTAAGGGTGTAGGCCGAGGGGTAGGCAAATCCGTCCCTCATTAAGGCTGAGACCTGATGCCGAGCCGATTGTGGTGAAGTGGATGATCCTATGCTGTCGAGAAAAGCCTCTAGCGAGTTTCATGGCGGCCCGTACCCTAAACCGACTCAGGTGGTCAGGTAGAGAATACCGAGGCGTTCGGGTGAACTATGGTTAAGGAACTCGGCAAAATGCCCCCGTAACTTCGGGAGAAGGGGGGCCATCACTGGTGAGGGAACTTGCTTCCTGAGCTGGGGGTGGCCGCAGAGACCAGCGAGAAGCGACTGTTTACTAAAAACACAGGTCCGTGCGAAGCCGTAAGGCGATGTATACGGACTGACGCCTGCCCGGTGCTGGAACGTTAAGGGGACCGGTTAGTGCGCTTTCGGGCGTGCGAAGCTGAGAACTTAAGCGCCAGTAAACGGCGGTGGTAACTATAACCATCCTAAGGTAGCGAAATTCCTTGTCGGGTAAGTTCCGACCTGCACGAATGGCGTAACGACTTCTCGACTGTCTCAACCATAGGCCCGGTGAAATTGCACTACGAGTAAAGATGCTCGTTTCGCGCAGCAGGACGGAAAGACCCCGGGACCTTTACTATAGTTTGATATTGGTGTTCGGTTCGGCTTGTGTAGGATAGGTGGGAGACTTTGAAACCCCAACGCCAGTTGGGGTGGAGTCGCCGTTGAAATACCACTCTGGTCGTGCTGGATGTCTAACCTCGGTCCGTGATCCGGATCAGGGACAGTGTCTGATGGGTAGTTTAACTGGGGCGGTTGCCTCCCAAAGGGTAACGGAGGCGCCCAAAGGTTCCCTCAGCCTGGTTGGCAATCAGGTGTTGAGTGTAAGTGCACAAGGGAGCTTGACTGTGAGACCGACGGGTCGAGCAGGGACGAAAGTCGGGACTAGTGATCCGGCGGTGGCTTGTGGAAGCGCCGTCGCTCAACGGATAAAAGGTACCCCGGGGATAACAGGCTGATCTTCCCCAAGAGTCCATATCGACGGGATGGTTTGGCACCTCGATGTCGGCTCGTCGCATCCTGGGGCTGGAGTCGGTCCCAAGGGTTGGGCTGTTCGCCCATTAAAGCGGTACGCGAGCTGGGTTTAGAACGTCGTGAGACAGTTCGGTCCCTATCCGCTGTGCGCGTAGGAATATTGAGAAGGGCTGTCCCTAGTACGAGAGGACCGGGACGGACGAACCTCTGGTGTGCCAGTTGTCCTGCCAAGGGCATGGCTGGTTGGCTACGTTCGGGAGGGATAACCGCTGAAAGCATCTAAGCGGGAAGCCTGCTTCAAGATGAGTATTCCCACCTCCTTGAGAGGGTAAGGCTCCCAGTAGACGACTGGGTTGATAGGCCAGATGTGGAAGCCCGGTAACGGGTGAAGCTGACTGGTACTAATAGGCCGAGGGCTTGTCCTCAGTTGCTCGCGTCCACTGTGTTAGTTCTGAAATAACGAACAGCTGTGTCCATGCCAGCGTTCAAATTTCATAGTGTTTCGGTGGTCATAGCGTTAGGGAAACGCCCGGTTACATTCCGAACCCGGAAGCTAAGCCTTTCAGCGCCGATGGTACTGCAGGGGGGACCCTGTGGGAGAGTAGGACGCCGCCGAACAATCATTGCGGGAAGCCCCGCACCAAACCCTTACGGGTTCGGTGCGGGGCTTTTCTGCGTTCAGGGGCCGGTGAATGCCTGGGCGACGGCAAGGCTGTCCTCGTACACGTGGTGGCGGGTGATCCTGCCGTTCTCGACCGTGAGGTGCAGGGCGAACCGGGCGCGATAGGAACGGCCCGTGGGGCGGGCGGTCTGACGGATCTCACCGAGTACGACCGCGTCGGCGCCGTCGATGAGGATGCGTTCGATCTCGGTGGCCGCTTTGCCGGGCACGTGGTGTTCGGCGAGCTCGCGAAAATGGGCGGCAGCGTCGGAGCGGGTGGACCGGTGCCGGATCCACGGGGTGGCGGCGCGGCCGTGTTCGGTCTCCGGCCAGGCCAGCTTCCAGTCGCCGTGCTCCGCATACAGCTCGGCGATGTGTCCGGCGTCGCCCTCGCCGATGCGGCGCAGAAGCTCTTCCACTACGGCGCGCGTGTTCGTGGGCATGGTCTCGCCCATGGCTGATCCCTCCGGTTCGGGGCCCGCGTCATGCCGACGCGG is a genomic window containing:
- a CDS encoding nuclear transport factor 2 family protein, translated to MGETMPTNTRAVVEELLRRIGEGDAGHIAELYAEHGDWKLAWPETEHGRAATPWIRHRSTRSDAAAHFRELAEHHVPGKAATEIERILIDGADAVVLGEIRQTARPTGRSYRARFALHLTVENGRITRHHVYEDSLAVAQAFTGP